TGGTCTTCCCCAGTTTGGACTCCAGGTCCACTTTGTAGTCTCGATGACGCAGATTCTCCCTCTTGACGGGTGGCGCAATTTTCCCTAAGACGCGTGATGAGTTTGTACAATTATGAAAATCATGGCTGATGCCGCACAGGTCAAGATAATCTGCAAATtagttgaaagaaaatgacaaccCACCATCTCTGCTCTCCTTTTCTCGCTCCTCGGTGAGACGTCGCTGAGCAAGGTTCTCATACTCGTCTTTGTCCCACTTCCGACGGAATTCATTCTTACTCGACTAGAAGGGAATCACGAGCGTCGGTTACATACCgggtacagtacagtacagtactaTGTGATGAGCAGCGTAAGAATTCACTCGGTGTGAGTGTCAGGGAACCCCCCCAAATTACCCATTCGGAGGCCATTGTCATTCATTGCGATTCGCCTTTTGTTTGTGCTACTTTCatacaaataatttaattatGACACTTATGGTGGCAATAAGTGAATTTCTGCGCAGTGACGAGAACAAAAGACTAATCGGGTACGCACTACACTAAATTACCAACTGCCCAATATTTGTGCCCATGAACCACACATTGCATCTATAAGCGAAAAGTCAacgttttaatttgatttcgATTACAAGTGTTTGTAATAGGGCTGGGGGACTAACGCTCTTTAGCTGGCGGCAGAGCGCATTTAGAGCCTCGAGCTAAGAGACAAATTAAACACAGACAACACCGTGAAAAAAGAGGCGaatttgtctttgttattAACAAATCTCAATTTAGAGTGTAAACGAAATAAcgcagtagaaaaaaaaatacgaacCCCGCTGCCAGACGCCATGTTTGCGACAATTTATTTCCGGTGGGGAAATGTCTGTACTGTTTACATTTGGGTAGACAGCGCCATCTAGTGCACTGGAGAATTATTccggtttttttcattgaaaactCCTCAAATAAAACTGAATTATTTGTGTGCAGCCCAGCCGAGGTGCCTTATAATGAAATAGAAAATTAGAGGACAACTTGCACAAGCAGCCAAGCGACCAATGcaattttttcttattttttcccTAATTCTCCCTCTTGTGAAGTTTATCAGAtttgataaaaataatttaaaatgtttaggAATCAAATCCTGAAAACCCCACTTGAGACCTTAAAAAGTTAACGTTTTTAAAATACGCATAGGCCACGCCCTCTGCAGGTGTAGCTCATCAAAGATGCCACGAAAACGCAAAACGGCGTCTGTAGTCTCAAGCGGAGGCGCCAAGTTCAAAACTGCCAACACAATATGTCACGCAGTGGCGTGGAAACCGCAGCACAGAGCCCACtgctctcctcccggttgGTAACGTAGCTCAACTCGATTATTTAtagctctctttttttattgtacagTTTTAGGAGGGTCTGGAAATGGCCACAAAGTTAACGCTTTGGTCGCCtagcgacacacacacaccgcagTTGTCTCACTCTGAAACGCGAACTTCCCCTTTGagtgtcattattattattttattttaaatacctTCTTAGGTATGACGACACGTGTGACGACGCGCGAGCTCGAAAGAGATTTGTGAGCAAGAATAATATGACGACTTGTACTTCCGTTCCAGTGCGCTTCTCTTTTAATGTGAAATGCTCCAGGAAGTTGTCTGACGCCACTGGCGACAAAGCATTTAATGACATTCTGGCGGAATGGCGGTCTTGTTTGTCGCTCAGTGTAAAGCGAAATCTGTTATGCATATTTAATgccatttcaaataaattgctTCAGAGGACAGAATGACACAACGGTGTATCTAGTTGGTCTTTGCAAACGGGAGTATGGCATGCAGCATTGACTTTAAGCTTTTCAAAGTGATATTTAtgcttatttttccttttttggggggtggccAATTGTAATTTATTCCCAATGCACTCAGTCTGTTCGTCCAGTccttttttattgctttgtaGTTACTACCCCTCACATTTCAATTTTGGTTCGGTTGATGTAATTTCAGTTCTACTCTCAGTTTCTGTTTCAGCCCGCGGTCATGCGCTTGCGCCAAGGGCTGGTCGACAGCCATGTGGAACGGCCTCTCTGAACCACTTGCGGCTGCCGGTCGCTCTACAACCGAGCCTTGGCTCCTCCCCGGATGCAGTTCTGTCTTTGACAGCCTCGTCAGGTCAGTCACGCAAACTTGTACCATGTCTCCTGGGACAacatgaggggggggggggtccaacTAGCCTCCTTTTTGAATAAAGGTCCATTCATGTATTTCATCTGTGACCCGTCATCAGAAAACGATACACGGGTCTATTTTGAAATTAGACTCTCCCCATCCCGGTTGCAGTAACGTTTCTCCAATCTCGATGTCTCCGGCGGCGCTCAGCCCGCGAGGTGGGGAGAGATATGCCGGTGGCAAGCCACGCAGGTTTAATCTTATTTGAATGGTCACGCTTGCGGCCGTATAACCTTTCAAAGCATATTGACAGTTTTTGGGTCTAGGACATCAATCTTGGAGCGTTGTATCCTTAAAGCGTCCACCAGTAGCGTCGCCGTGGAGACGGAAGATCTGGACAAGAGGTGTGCTTAATGTGATGACGGCTTCCTCCGATCAAAGCACTTGCGCTGATTTTACCTCTGTCAGCAGGGCTCCGCTCAGCCGCTGCTACCCTCGCCTGCCGGAGCCAAACAACACGGAGACCAATGCCGCCGTTCTCAAGCGCAGACAGAAGCAGATTCTGTATGGCAAGAACACAAGCGGCTACCAGAACTACCTGCGGCAAGTGCCCAAGTGAGACCCGTATGATCTCTGCTTCCGAGTTGAGTTTGAAAAATCAACACAGAGAAGCTCAAATGCTCCAACCGCTGTTCCGCAGACATTCGAGAGACCCGAAGCTCCACCCGTCCACCCCCAACAAGTATAGGAAGTACAGCAGACGCTCGTGGGACACACAAGTTCGTCTGTGGCGCCGGGCGCTGCACCAGTGGGACCCGCCCGGCGATGGCGCAACGCTCGCCTGCGACCCAGTCGAGCAACTGTAGGTAGAGCACCCCGTCGGCTGGCAgtggtttttgaaatggtgTCCCGGCAGGCAGAACCAACTGGCAAAAATGACCTCGGACTCGTGCGGCGATGGAGGAGACAAGCGGAGAGAGAAGGAGACCCTGGCGGCCTCCTCTGCGCCCCCCCTGTCAGCCGACATGTCTCCTCCCACCGCCCGCAATGTTCCGCTCTCGCCGGtaccgccgccaccgccaatGCCAcgcattttacattttgttcctATTGGCCCGACCCTCTTCTCCCAATTTCCAGGAGCCCGAGCGTAGTCGTCCACCTCGCTCTCCTCCCGGCCTCAGCTGCTTCTTCGGGATCCGGCTGACTGAAAACAACGTGGCCGACTGGCTCCAACTCCAGCTGGAGGACGACCGTTCGGGAGGCGGTGAGTGCATAAAAAATGCACGGCTGAATAAATGCCCCCCCATCCAACTATCTCTCCTCCGCGTTGGTGCGTAAACAAAAGGTCCCGTTGTACTTTCCAAGACCTTTGCTCaatgtttgtcttttcctTGTAGATTTCAGCGCCGATGATCAACGGGTCCCCGTGGTGTTGGACCAGTTCCTATGGAACCGCTACTGAACGTCCCTCGCTACGACGAGCCTGGTTCGCTTGACGCTGAGCAAGTTCATCATCCAGATGGCCCAGTGATAGACTTGAATCtgtgtatgagtgtgtgtctgtttttctctgatacatttgtctttttaaggGCACTGATGAttttgaggggagggggcatgCGCTATTGGGTCGTTGGGCCTTTTTGCCCTTCAGTGTCGGAGGCAACAGGTGATGGATCCCGGTGTTTAACAGACAGAGGTTGACTTGGCGCTTTGACCCGAgcacttttcttttgtgtttattgcacTTTGTCACTGGCGCCGTGTTCTCCGTGTACACAAAAAGCTGCTGAAGTTTGTCTTGAAAGTCACTCTTATTTCCTTTTTGCTGTCACTTTCTGGCCTCTGTCGAGGCTGCCGCTTAGTTTGATTCCATCTTGGCCACGTTCACCTCTGTTCTGCAAAGGTtctttcacctttttttttatttgttacatGACATATGCTGCTTTAAATGTTAAAAGCGAAGCTGAAATTAATAAAGATGTAAACAAAGTATCAAATTGAAtgcagtttgttttttcatgtaaaaattttaaatttcatttgttGTCCGGATCACCTTTCTGGATAACTCTTTGTACTCTCAATGCTTATTGTGGCCTTTCTTTATTTGTAGTCATAGAGAATCAAAAATCCTTATTTTTGTACACTTGgctttaaagttttaatacaaaccaaataaatgaGAGGGGTATGTAAGCCCGCCCCCACCCAATACCCTCCAACCCCCACCGTTAATGTTATTTATGAATGCCGAGTCGCTCGTGTGCACGTACAAATCTGGatcatgttttaaataatCGGGAGACCGCGGGAATCAATCGTATTGGATGGGGACGCCTTCACGCGTGCACAGACGATAATTCATTGCGGTAGCTGCTTTTTAGATGCTGagctcggcggcggcgggctgGAGCGGTGCGTTGGGCTCCATCACGCTGGGTCAATACGCCAAGTAACCGGGGGCTGACCAAGGCACCCGGAGAGGAGGGCTGTCCGACGAGGTAAGCCTGCTCCCCGTCTCTGCGTCCATCGACGCGGCCGCGAGTGTGCAACGTGCCAGCTTGTTTTGTGGCTCCGTCTGGGGTGAGAGGAGGGTGGAGGTGGTTGCTGGTGATGGAAGGGAGGGGGAGCGAACAAGCCCGGACATATCCATCCCGCAGCATCCCGCCGTGTTGTCCTCACTCCGGCGAAACCATTTCAGAACGAATATTCGTGAAGTGACACCAaccaggggggggggggggcttaatTGTTCCTATTCGGGATTTTTTATACAGACACGCACATACCCGCACACAAAAGGGCGAGCTCTCCGATCGTGAATGGGAAAATCCTCGTCGGATATTTATAGTTGC
The sequence above is drawn from the Syngnathus acus chromosome 14, fSynAcu1.2, whole genome shotgun sequence genome and encodes:
- the slbp2 gene encoding stem-loop binding protein 2 isoform X1, coding for MSRSGVETAAQSPLLSSRFCFSPRSCACAKGWSTAMWNGLSEPLAAAGRSTTEPWLLPGCSSVFDSLVSNVSPISMSPAALSPRGGERYAGGKPRRTSILERCILKASTSSVAVETEDLDKRAPLSRCYPRLPEPNNTETNAAVLKRRQKQILYGKNTSGYQNYLRQVPKHSRDPKLHPSTPNKYRKYSRRSWDTQVRLWRRALHQWDPPGDGATLACDPVEQLQNQLAKMTSDSCGDGGDKRREKETLAASSAPPLSADMSPPTARNVPLSPEPERSRPPRSPPGLSCFFGIRLTENNVADWLQLQLEDDRSGGDFSADDQRVPVVLDQFLWNRY
- the slbp2 gene encoding stem-loop binding protein 2 isoform X2, with amino-acid sequence MSRSGVETAAQSPLLSSRFCFSPRSCACAKGWSTAMWNGLSEPLAAAGRSTTEPWLLPGCSSVFDSLVRAPLSRCYPRLPEPNNTETNAAVLKRRQKQILYGKNTSGYQNYLRQVPKHSRDPKLHPSTPNKYRKYSRRSWDTQVRLWRRALHQWDPPGDGATLACDPVEQLQNQLAKMTSDSCGDGGDKRREKETLAASSAPPLSADMSPPTARNVPLSPEPERSRPPRSPPGLSCFFGIRLTENNVADWLQLQLEDDRSGGDFSADDQRVPVVLDQFLWNRY